One region of Vigna angularis cultivar LongXiaoDou No.4 chromosome 10, ASM1680809v1, whole genome shotgun sequence genomic DNA includes:
- the LOC108335450 gene encoding AT-hook motif nuclear-localized protein 26, producing the protein MDPITSHAHSLSPPFHAARDLHLHHQHQFHSLQQNTEDEQSRSNGGLNMAHKREREENNTTNSNNSDGKEGGAGGSGETEMSRRPRGRPAGSKNKPKPPIIITRDSANALKTHVMEVADGCDIVESVSTFARRRQRGVCIMSGTGTVTNVTLRQPASSGAIVTLHGRFEILSLAGSFLPPPAPPAATGLTIYLAGGQGQVVGGSVVGALIASGPVVIMSASFSNAAYERLPLEEEDPSMPLQGGSIGSPGGGNGGVGQAQTPQPLLGDSTAPLFHGFNPNLLNSVQMPSETFWATGRSPY; encoded by the coding sequence ATGGATCCTATAACATCACACGCCCATTCTCTTTCACCTCCTTTCCACGCAGCAAGAGATCTCCACCTGCACCACCAACACCAGTTTCACTCCTTACAACAAAACACCGAAGACGAGCAAAGCAGAAGCAACGGAGGCCTAAACATGGCTCACAAAAGAGAACGCGAAGAAAACAACACCACCAACAGCAATAACAGTGATGGAAAAGAAGGAGGAGCTGGCGGCTCCGGCGAAACCGAGATGTCAAGAAGACCTCGCGGAAGACCCGCCGGATCCAAGAACAAGCCCAAACCCCCCATCATCATCACGCGCGACAGCGCCAACGCTCTCAAAACGCACGTCATGGAAGTCGCCGACGGCTGCGACATCGTCGAGAGCGTCTCCACATTCGCACGCCGCCGCCAGAGAGGCGTTTGCATCATGAGCGGCACCGGAACCGTCACCAATGTCACCCTACGCCAACCCGCTTCTTCCGGCGCCATCGTCACGCTCCACGGCAGGTTCGAGATCTTGTCCCTCGCCGGATCCTTCCTCCCACCTCCGGCGCCGCCCGCCGCTACCGGTTTGACGATATATCTGGCTGGAGGACAAGGGCAGGTAGTAGGAGGAAGCGTGGTTGGCGCCCTAATTGCTTCGGGGCCTGTGGTTATCATGTCAGCTTCGTTCAGCAACGCTGCGTATGAGAGACTTCCGTTGGAAGAAGAAGACCCTTCGATGCCGCTTCAGGGAGGTTCGATTGGGTCACCAGGCGGCGGCAACGGCGGGGTGGGTCAAGCGCAGACACCTCAGCCGCTTCTGGGGGATTCAACTGCTCCTCTTTTTCACGGCTTTAATCCGAATCTTCTGAATTCCGTTCAGATGCCTTCGGAAACGTTCTGGGCAACGGGTCGCTCTCCTTACTGA
- the LOC108335911 gene encoding kinesin-like protein KIN-UA isoform X2: MATSQGGNSHRNGTHTNRTSLKPHVKSKPAQRRNSTGKDHAAVPGRVRVAVRLRPRNAEESVADADFADCVELQPELKRLKLRKNNWDADTYEFDEVLTEFSSQKRVYEVVARPVVESVLDGYNGTIMAYGQTGTGKTYTLGRLGEEDNAARGIMVRAMEDILAHISLETDSVSVSYLQLYMETIQDLLDPANDNIAIVEDPKTGDVSLPGASLVDIRDQQSFVELLRLGEAHRFAANTKLNTESSRSHAILMVHVKRSVKGRDAALSSENGNHPHMVKSIKPTLVLKGKLVVVDLAGSERIDKSGSEGHTLEEAKSINLSLSALGKCINALAENSAHVPFRDSKLTRLLRDSFGGTARTSLVITIGPSPRHRGETASTIMFGQRAMKVENMVKLKEEFDYKSLSRRLDIELDKLIVEHERQQKAFEDEVERLATEAQQRISDAERNYVDLLEKDRSKYQTDYMESIKKLEEQLVMNQRKNEELHMKSSGEIPRVSLEELADLKKMLQKETHLRKAAEGELNNLKSQVAELKKSEASGKSEILKLHNMLEDKEHQTKKLEGEIAILQSHLLQLRLEADETRPHFDRGGFEKETGGPNSLTAQVKQQQQQQQASGNGEKPSIAKLFEQVGLQKILSLLEAEDADVRIHAVKVVANLAAEETNQGKIVEAGGLTSLLNLLKSSQDETIHRVAAGAIANLAMNEANQELIMVQGGISLLSMTAANAEDPQTLRMVAGAIANLCGNDKLQTKLRSEGGIKALLGMVRCRHPDVHAQVARGIANFAKCESRASSQGTKSGRSFLIEDGALPWIVQNANNEASSVRRHIELALCHLAQHEINARDMISGGALWELVRISRDCSREDIKTLAHRTLLSSPTFQSEMRRLRVN, from the exons ATGGCCACCTCTCAGGGTGGTAACAGTCACAGGAATGGAACGCACACTAACAGAACCTCTCTCAAACCTCACGTCAAGTCAAAGCCTGCTCAACGCCGTAATAGCACCGGCAAGGACCACGCTGCTG TACCTGGAAGAGTTAGAGTGGCTGTTAGATTGAGGCCACGGAACGCAGAGGAATCGGTGGCGGATGCTGACTTCGCTGATTGTGTGGAACTGCAGCCGGAG CTCAAGAGGTTAAAACTTCGGAAAAACAATTGGGATGCAGATACCTATGAGTTTGATGAGGTGCTAACCGAATTTTCCTCACAAAAACGTGTTTATGAAGTTGTGGCCAGGCCTGTTGTGGAG AGTGTTCTGGATGGCTACAATGGGACAATTATGGCGTATGGGCAAACTGGTACTGGTAAGACTTATACACTTGGACGACTTGGAGAGGAAGACAATGCTGCACGTGGAATAATGGTGCGGGCCATGGAGGATATTCTTGCACATATTTCCCTGGAAACTGATTCAGTCTCAGTCTCTTATTTGCAG CTTTACATGGAGACCATACAAGATCTGCTTGACCCTGCTAATGATAACATAGCCATCGTAGAGGATCCCAAAACCGGTGATGTTTCATTACCTGGGGCTAGCCTTGTTGACATTCGAGACCAGCAGAGTTTTGTAGAACTATTAAGGTTAGGAGAGGCTCACCGCTTTGCTGCAAATACAAAATTGAATACAGAATCTTCTAGAAGTCATGCTATTCTGATG GTTCATGTAAAGAGATCTGTGAAAGGAAGAGATGCTGCTCTTTCAAGTGAAAATGGCAATCATCCACACATGGTTAAATCAATAAAGCCAACTCTTGTTCTGAAAGGCAAATTGGTTGTTGTTGACCTTGCTGGTTCAGAGCGAATTGACAAGTCAG GAAGTGAAGGACATACATTAGAAGAAGCTAAATCTATCAATCTGTCCTTGAGTGCATTGGGGAAGTGTATTAACGCACTTGCAGAGAATAGTGCACATGTGCCATTTCGTGACTCAAAGCTTACTAGATTATTACGTGATTCATTTGGAG GTACAGCAAGAACTTCACTAGTTATTACTATTGGTCCATCCCCACGACATAGGGGAGAGACTGCCAGTACTATAATGTTTGGACAGAGG GCTATGAAGGTGGAAAACATGGTAAAGTTGAAGGAAGAATTTGATTACAAAAGCTTATCTAGGAGGTTAGACATAGAATTAGATAAACTCATTGTGGAACATGAAAGGCAGCAGAAGGCATTTGAAGATGAGGTTGAAAGGTTAGCCACTGAAGCGCAACAACGAATATCTGATGCTGAAAGGAACTACGTAGATTTATTGGAG aAGGACAGATCAAAATATCAGACGGACTATATGGAATCAATTAAGAAGCTTGAAGAACAGTTAGTAATGAATCAACGAAAGAACGAGGAACTTCATATGAAATCTAGTGGAGAG ATTCCCAGAGTATCTCTTGAGGAACTGgctgatttgaaaaaaatgctTCAGAAAGAGACTCATCTAAGAAAAGCTGCTGAAGGGGAATTAAATAATCTTAAGAGTCAAGTGGCGGAACTAAAGAAGTCAGAG GCATCAGGAAAGTCTGAGATCTTAAAACTTCACAACATGTTGGAAGATAAGGAACATCAAACAAAGAAACTTGAAGGAGAAATAGCAATATTACAAAGTCATTTGTTGCAGTTAAGACTTGAAGCTGATGAG ACAAGGCCACACTTTGACAGAGGTGGGTTTGAAAAAGAAACAGGTGGTCCTAATTCTCTCACTGCTCAAGTTaagcagcagcaacaacaacaacaagctTCAGGAAATGGAGAGAAGCCCTCAATAGCCAAGCTGTTTGAGCAAG tGGGATTGCAGAAAATTTTGTCTTTGCTTGAAGCTGAAGATGCTGATGTGAGAATCCATGCTGTGAAAGTTGTAGCAAATCTAGCTGCTGAAG AAACAAATCAAGGGAAGATTGTAGAAGCAGGAGGGCTCACATCCTTACTTAACCTGCTCAAGAGCTCACAAGATGAGACCATTCATAGAGTTGCTGCAGGTGCAATTGCAAATTTGGCAATGAATG AAGCCAACCAAGAACTTATCATGGTCCAAGGGGGCATTAGTTTGCTGTCAATGACTGCAGCCAATGCTGAAGATCCTCAAACCCTTCGAATGGTTGCTGGAGCCATTGCTAATCTTTGTGGCAATG ATAAACTACAAACGAAACTAAGGAGCGAAGGTGGTATCAAGGCACTGCTGGGAATGGTCAGATGCAGACATCCTGATGTGCATGCTCAAGTTGCTCGTGGAATAGCAAATTTTGCGAAGTGCGAGTCAAGAGCATCTAGTCAAG GGACAAAGAGTGGAAGATCTTTCCTCATTGAAGATGGTGCCCTTCCATGGATTGTGCAAAATGCAAACAACGAAGCCTCATCAGTCAGGCGTCATATTGAGCTTGCACTCTGTCACTTGGCGCAACATG AAATAAATGCAAGAGACATGATTAGTGGGGGTGCATTGTGGGAACTAGTTCGTATCTCCCGTGACTGTTCAAGAGAAGATATAAAGACTCTTGCACATCGAACACTACTCTCCAGCCCCACTTTCCAATCTGAAATGAGGCGTTTGCGGGTGAATTAA
- the LOC108335911 gene encoding kinesin-like protein KIN-UA isoform X1, whose amino-acid sequence MATSQGGNSHRNGTHTNRTSLKPHVKSKPAQRRNSTGKDHAAVPGRVRVAVRLRPRNAEESVADADFADCVELQPELKRLKLRKNNWDADTYEFDEVLTEFSSQKRVYEVVARPVVESVLDGYNGTIMAYGQTGTGKTYTLGRLGEEDNAARGIMVRAMEDILAHISLETDSVSVSYLQLYMETIQDLLDPANDNIAIVEDPKTGDVSLPGASLVDIRDQQSFVELLRLGEAHRFAANTKLNTESSRSHAILMVHVKRSVKGRDAALSSENGNHPHMVKSIKPTLVLKGKLVVVDLAGSERIDKSGSEGHTLEEAKSINLSLSALGKCINALAENSAHVPFRDSKLTRLLRDSFGGTARTSLVITIGPSPRHRGETASTIMFGQRAMKVENMVKLKEEFDYKSLSRRLDIELDKLIVEHERQQKAFEDEVERLATEAQQRISDAERNYVDLLEKDRSKYQTDYMESIKKLEEQLVMNQRKNEELHMKSSGEIPRVSLEELADLKKMLQKETHLRKAAEGELNNLKSQVAELKKSEASGKSEILKLHNMLEDKEHQTKKLEGEIAILQSHLLQLRLEADETRPHFDRGGFEKETGGPNSLTAQVKQQQQQQQASGNGEKPSIAKLFEQVGLQKILSLLEAEDADVRIHAVKVVANLAAEETNQGKIVEAGGLTSLLNLLKSSQDETIHRVAAGAIANLAMNEANQELIMVQGGISLLSMTAANAEDPQTLRMVAGAIANLCGNDKLQTKLRSEGGIKALLGMVRCRHPDVHAQVARGIANFAKCESRASSQGNLWTKSGRSFLIEDGALPWIVQNANNEASSVRRHIELALCHLAQHEINARDMISGGALWELVRISRDCSREDIKTLAHRTLLSSPTFQSEMRRLRVN is encoded by the exons ATGGCCACCTCTCAGGGTGGTAACAGTCACAGGAATGGAACGCACACTAACAGAACCTCTCTCAAACCTCACGTCAAGTCAAAGCCTGCTCAACGCCGTAATAGCACCGGCAAGGACCACGCTGCTG TACCTGGAAGAGTTAGAGTGGCTGTTAGATTGAGGCCACGGAACGCAGAGGAATCGGTGGCGGATGCTGACTTCGCTGATTGTGTGGAACTGCAGCCGGAG CTCAAGAGGTTAAAACTTCGGAAAAACAATTGGGATGCAGATACCTATGAGTTTGATGAGGTGCTAACCGAATTTTCCTCACAAAAACGTGTTTATGAAGTTGTGGCCAGGCCTGTTGTGGAG AGTGTTCTGGATGGCTACAATGGGACAATTATGGCGTATGGGCAAACTGGTACTGGTAAGACTTATACACTTGGACGACTTGGAGAGGAAGACAATGCTGCACGTGGAATAATGGTGCGGGCCATGGAGGATATTCTTGCACATATTTCCCTGGAAACTGATTCAGTCTCAGTCTCTTATTTGCAG CTTTACATGGAGACCATACAAGATCTGCTTGACCCTGCTAATGATAACATAGCCATCGTAGAGGATCCCAAAACCGGTGATGTTTCATTACCTGGGGCTAGCCTTGTTGACATTCGAGACCAGCAGAGTTTTGTAGAACTATTAAGGTTAGGAGAGGCTCACCGCTTTGCTGCAAATACAAAATTGAATACAGAATCTTCTAGAAGTCATGCTATTCTGATG GTTCATGTAAAGAGATCTGTGAAAGGAAGAGATGCTGCTCTTTCAAGTGAAAATGGCAATCATCCACACATGGTTAAATCAATAAAGCCAACTCTTGTTCTGAAAGGCAAATTGGTTGTTGTTGACCTTGCTGGTTCAGAGCGAATTGACAAGTCAG GAAGTGAAGGACATACATTAGAAGAAGCTAAATCTATCAATCTGTCCTTGAGTGCATTGGGGAAGTGTATTAACGCACTTGCAGAGAATAGTGCACATGTGCCATTTCGTGACTCAAAGCTTACTAGATTATTACGTGATTCATTTGGAG GTACAGCAAGAACTTCACTAGTTATTACTATTGGTCCATCCCCACGACATAGGGGAGAGACTGCCAGTACTATAATGTTTGGACAGAGG GCTATGAAGGTGGAAAACATGGTAAAGTTGAAGGAAGAATTTGATTACAAAAGCTTATCTAGGAGGTTAGACATAGAATTAGATAAACTCATTGTGGAACATGAAAGGCAGCAGAAGGCATTTGAAGATGAGGTTGAAAGGTTAGCCACTGAAGCGCAACAACGAATATCTGATGCTGAAAGGAACTACGTAGATTTATTGGAG aAGGACAGATCAAAATATCAGACGGACTATATGGAATCAATTAAGAAGCTTGAAGAACAGTTAGTAATGAATCAACGAAAGAACGAGGAACTTCATATGAAATCTAGTGGAGAG ATTCCCAGAGTATCTCTTGAGGAACTGgctgatttgaaaaaaatgctTCAGAAAGAGACTCATCTAAGAAAAGCTGCTGAAGGGGAATTAAATAATCTTAAGAGTCAAGTGGCGGAACTAAAGAAGTCAGAG GCATCAGGAAAGTCTGAGATCTTAAAACTTCACAACATGTTGGAAGATAAGGAACATCAAACAAAGAAACTTGAAGGAGAAATAGCAATATTACAAAGTCATTTGTTGCAGTTAAGACTTGAAGCTGATGAG ACAAGGCCACACTTTGACAGAGGTGGGTTTGAAAAAGAAACAGGTGGTCCTAATTCTCTCACTGCTCAAGTTaagcagcagcaacaacaacaacaagctTCAGGAAATGGAGAGAAGCCCTCAATAGCCAAGCTGTTTGAGCAAG tGGGATTGCAGAAAATTTTGTCTTTGCTTGAAGCTGAAGATGCTGATGTGAGAATCCATGCTGTGAAAGTTGTAGCAAATCTAGCTGCTGAAG AAACAAATCAAGGGAAGATTGTAGAAGCAGGAGGGCTCACATCCTTACTTAACCTGCTCAAGAGCTCACAAGATGAGACCATTCATAGAGTTGCTGCAGGTGCAATTGCAAATTTGGCAATGAATG AAGCCAACCAAGAACTTATCATGGTCCAAGGGGGCATTAGTTTGCTGTCAATGACTGCAGCCAATGCTGAAGATCCTCAAACCCTTCGAATGGTTGCTGGAGCCATTGCTAATCTTTGTGGCAATG ATAAACTACAAACGAAACTAAGGAGCGAAGGTGGTATCAAGGCACTGCTGGGAATGGTCAGATGCAGACATCCTGATGTGCATGCTCAAGTTGCTCGTGGAATAGCAAATTTTGCGAAGTGCGAGTCAAGAGCATCTAGTCAAGGTAACCTAT GGACAAAGAGTGGAAGATCTTTCCTCATTGAAGATGGTGCCCTTCCATGGATTGTGCAAAATGCAAACAACGAAGCCTCATCAGTCAGGCGTCATATTGAGCTTGCACTCTGTCACTTGGCGCAACATG AAATAAATGCAAGAGACATGATTAGTGGGGGTGCATTGTGGGAACTAGTTCGTATCTCCCGTGACTGTTCAAGAGAAGATATAAAGACTCTTGCACATCGAACACTACTCTCCAGCCCCACTTTCCAATCTGAAATGAGGCGTTTGCGGGTGAATTAA